In a single window of the Lagenorhynchus albirostris chromosome 19, mLagAlb1.1, whole genome shotgun sequence genome:
- the GNG8 gene encoding guanine nucleotide-binding protein G(I)/G(S)/G(O) subunit gamma-8 isoform X3, whose translation MAMSNNMAKIAEARKTVEQLKLEVNIDRMKVSQAAAELLAFCETHAKDDPLVTPVPAAENPFRDKRLFCVLL comes from the exons CCATGTCCAACAACATGGCCAAGATAGCGGAGGCCCGGAAGACGGTGGAACAGCTGAAGCTGGAGGTGAACATCGACCGTATGAAG GTGTCACAGGCGGCGGCCGAACTCCTGGCCTTCTGCGAGACTCATGCCAAAGACGACCCGTTGGTGACGCCGGTACCCGCCGCAGAGAACCCCTTCCGCGACAAGCGCCTCTTCTGCGTCCTGCTCTGA
- the GNG8 gene encoding guanine nucleotide-binding protein G(I)/G(S)/G(O) subunit gamma-8 isoform X4, with the protein MSNNMAKIAEARKTVEQLKLEVNIDRMKVSQAAAELLAFCETHAKDDPLVTPVPAAENPFRDKRLFCVLL; encoded by the exons ATGTCCAACAACATGGCCAAGATAGCGGAGGCCCGGAAGACGGTGGAACAGCTGAAGCTGGAGGTGAACATCGACCGTATGAAG GTGTCACAGGCGGCGGCCGAACTCCTGGCCTTCTGCGAGACTCATGCCAAAGACGACCCGTTGGTGACGCCGGTACCCGCCGCAGAGAACCCCTTCCGCGACAAGCGCCTCTTCTGCGTCCTGCTCTGA